In one Methylocaldum szegediense genomic region, the following are encoded:
- a CDS encoding AEC family transporter, protein MVSVLMQMAVLILCGAMWRIIRPGGLDADQTRLVLTALVFHLLLPALVLSVLWNADLGMETLKISLFGVGIILFGTAITWLAARLVNLAPERAGAAMLAIAFSNVTYMGLPVLEQTFGPWARAIVVQIDLFASMPLVFTLGVLIARHYGTVNLENGSMLRSLLINPPLWAAAVATALNVAGVAQPAWMGHFLVSLSSAVVPLMLISLGLGLRWNAWHGRNLPLAAVVVAFKMGAVPLFGLGLGLALGFQGDTLTALVLEAAMPSMLLGVVYCDRYRLDTSFYALAVSLTTLCAMVSLPYWHHRVAALHPGH, encoded by the coding sequence ATGGTTTCCGTGCTGATGCAGATGGCCGTGTTGATCTTGTGCGGCGCGATGTGGCGCATTATACGGCCTGGCGGGCTGGATGCCGATCAGACTCGCCTGGTGTTGACCGCATTGGTATTTCATCTTCTGTTGCCCGCGCTGGTCCTCTCCGTGCTGTGGAATGCTGATTTAGGGATGGAAACCCTGAAGATTTCGCTGTTCGGTGTGGGCATCATTCTGTTCGGCACGGCCATCACCTGGCTCGCCGCCCGTCTCGTCAATCTGGCTCCCGAGCGCGCGGGTGCCGCGATGCTGGCCATCGCCTTCTCGAATGTGACTTACATGGGGCTGCCCGTGCTCGAGCAGACCTTCGGCCCTTGGGCGAGAGCCATCGTCGTTCAAATCGATTTGTTCGCATCCATGCCGTTGGTATTCACGCTCGGTGTTCTGATCGCCCGGCATTATGGCACGGTGAACTTGGAAAACGGCTCGATGCTCCGGTCGTTGCTGATCAACCCGCCGCTTTGGGCCGCGGCGGTTGCAACGGCGTTAAATGTTGCAGGCGTCGCGCAACCGGCCTGGATGGGGCACTTTTTAGTGAGCCTGTCTTCGGCCGTCGTGCCGCTCATGCTGATTTCCTTGGGACTCGGCCTCCGATGGAATGCCTGGCATGGCCGTAACCTGCCGCTTGCAGCGGTGGTCGTCGCGTTCAAGATGGGCGCCGTGCCGTTGTTCGGTTTAGGCTTAGGCTTGGCCTTGGGATTCCAAGGCGATACGCTGACTGCGCTGGTCTTGGAGGCTGCCATGCCCAGCATGTTGCTGGGCGTCGTCTACTGCGACCGCTATCGGCTCGACACGTCGTTCTACGCGTTGGCGGTTTCGCTGACCACGCTTTGCGCCATGGTTTCCCTGCCGTATTGGCATCATCGGGTGGCCGCTCTGCATCCCGGACATTAA
- a CDS encoding competence/damage-inducible protein A, translated as MKRPIAEILSQGDELTTGEITDTNASWLSRELTSLGLDVARHTTVGDRLEDLVGLLREIAERADLCISTGGLGPTCDDLTAEAAAQAFGCPLELDRDALAQVRAYFTRLGRNMPAINEKQALLPRGSERLDNPWGTAPGFALQAGRCRFVFMPGVPGEMKAMFSRWVEPDLRRRFRTVPARLMVLSTVGVGESTLQERLDRIALPPGVKLGFRAGGPENQVKLLFPANFPEAALDDCVTRVAEAIGDAVFAIGGSEERGRDLASVVGRELAVRRSSLYVVETLSGGRMASRCAGEPWFGGALVIPDSAALYRYLGIQPSGYPSPAITAVVHRLREYGSEYALAQIAHFERGRLNDETETVEIHFVLVTPDGVWQQTRTIGGDIERKQITATALSFDSLRRYFLRLSGLRT; from the coding sequence ATGAAAAGACCGATCGCAGAAATCCTGTCCCAAGGGGACGAACTCACCACCGGCGAAATCACCGATACTAACGCGTCTTGGCTGTCGCGCGAACTGACCAGCCTGGGACTCGACGTGGCACGGCATACCACGGTAGGCGACCGTCTGGAAGACCTGGTTGGTCTGCTCCGCGAGATCGCCGAGCGCGCCGATCTTTGCATCAGTACCGGCGGACTGGGGCCGACCTGCGACGATCTTACCGCCGAAGCGGCCGCCCAGGCGTTCGGCTGCCCGCTTGAACTGGACCGAGACGCGCTGGCTCAAGTCCGGGCCTATTTCACGCGACTCGGCCGCAATATGCCGGCGATCAATGAGAAGCAGGCTCTGCTTCCTCGTGGATCCGAACGTCTCGACAATCCCTGGGGTACAGCGCCCGGCTTCGCGCTGCAGGCGGGACGCTGCCGTTTCGTCTTCATGCCCGGAGTGCCCGGCGAGATGAAAGCTATGTTCAGTCGCTGGGTCGAGCCGGACTTGCGCCGGCGCTTCCGAACGGTTCCCGCCCGGCTGATGGTGTTGAGCACGGTAGGCGTCGGCGAATCGACCTTGCAGGAGCGCCTCGATCGAATCGCCTTGCCGCCTGGCGTGAAACTCGGCTTTCGTGCCGGAGGGCCGGAAAACCAGGTCAAGCTGCTGTTTCCGGCAAACTTTCCGGAAGCGGCGCTCGACGATTGCGTAACACGCGTGGCCGAGGCCATTGGCGATGCGGTTTTTGCGATCGGCGGCAGTGAGGAACGGGGGCGCGATCTGGCATCGGTCGTGGGCCGCGAACTCGCCGTGCGCCGATCGAGCCTCTATGTCGTCGAAACCCTGAGCGGTGGCAGGATGGCCAGCCGCTGCGCCGGCGAGCCATGGTTCGGCGGCGCGCTTGTGATTCCGGACTCGGCAGCCCTTTACCGGTATCTCGGCATACAACCGAGCGGATATCCATCCCCGGCAATAACCGCGGTTGTCCATCGGCTGCGGGAGTACGGCTCGGAATATGCGCTCGCTCAAATTGCCCATTTCGAACGCGGACGGCTGAACGATGAAACGGAGACGGTCGAAATCCATTTCGTCCTTGTGACGCCCGACGGCGTTTGGCAACAGACCCGAACGATCGGCGGCGACATCGAGCGTAAACAAATCACCGCCACGGCGCTCAGCTTCGATTCTTTGCGTCGTTATTTTTTGAGACTGTCCGGCCTTCGGACTTGA
- a CDS encoding Rrf2 family transcriptional regulator, which yields MQLTRYTDYALRVLMYVGLHTGRMVTIAEVADVFGMSHNHLMKVVQELSAQGYVKSTRGKNGGIELGRAPGAINIGEVVRHMESNFYVVECLDPERSLCRIIPGCTLKKALQEAVSAFQEVLNRYTLADLLKNHAALHRLLTERREVKTSDRVTRRAVKSEGRTVSKNNDAKNRS from the coding sequence ATGCAGCTTACCCGTTACACCGATTACGCCTTAAGAGTGCTTATGTACGTCGGATTGCATACCGGGCGTATGGTGACCATCGCCGAGGTCGCCGACGTATTCGGTATGTCGCATAACCATTTGATGAAGGTCGTACAAGAGCTTTCCGCGCAGGGCTATGTCAAGAGCACGCGAGGAAAGAACGGCGGAATAGAACTCGGGCGCGCGCCCGGAGCGATCAATATCGGCGAGGTCGTACGCCACATGGAAAGCAATTTTTATGTCGTCGAGTGCTTAGACCCGGAACGCAGTCTATGCCGAATCATTCCGGGCTGCACTCTAAAAAAGGCACTCCAGGAGGCGGTCTCGGCTTTCCAGGAGGTCTTAAATCGCTACACCTTGGCCGATCTCCTCAAGAACCATGCCGCCTTGCATCGATTATTGACGGAACGCCGAGAAGTCAAAACTTCGGATCGCGTGACACGTCGCGCTGTCAAGTCCGAAGGCCGGACAGTCTCAAAAAATAACGACGCAAAGAATCGAAGCTGA
- a CDS encoding multicopper oxidase domain-containing protein, whose product MSLSCFLRRLLLFCSSSLLLTTFFIPSVQAEYVPLKADSATGTAPSGKTHRITLRAAALPSGQLAYQMVSHKIQLPGGQTEDVTNRYADKPTIPGPTIVLTEGDVAEITLEHGIANSDQPVSLHVHGVHFDIRSDGTMKSLNGVTDEAAFPGKPYTYKWVAAPGTAGTWPYHDHTFGHPMVGAEDKGLFGTLIVNPQSGKVPALVNGKIEDVDVGDIKREFILWMHETTFWGMEVNNILKGKQIPLWTNPTLGARLGEKVRFHVIGLGTAFHTFHLHGHRWLLPGTTNVVDTVNIGPISRDMFVVQAGEGVGPGDWHFHCHVVQHMQAGMMGDFRVVK is encoded by the coding sequence ATGAGTCTCTCTTGTTTTCTCCGACGGCTGTTATTGTTTTGTTCATCGTCTTTGCTGCTGACGACCTTTTTCATCCCAAGTGTCCAGGCGGAGTATGTTCCATTGAAGGCCGACTCGGCGACAGGGACGGCGCCCTCGGGTAAGACGCACCGCATCACGTTACGGGCAGCCGCTTTGCCTTCCGGACAACTCGCTTATCAGATGGTGAGCCACAAGATTCAGTTGCCCGGCGGTCAAACCGAAGATGTCACGAACCGTTACGCGGACAAGCCGACCATCCCGGGCCCCACCATCGTCCTGACGGAAGGTGACGTTGCGGAAATCACTCTCGAGCATGGTATTGCCAACTCGGATCAACCGGTGAGTCTGCACGTCCATGGCGTGCATTTCGATATCCGTAGCGACGGCACCATGAAGTCGCTGAATGGCGTTACCGACGAGGCCGCTTTTCCCGGCAAGCCGTACACCTACAAATGGGTCGCGGCACCTGGCACTGCAGGCACCTGGCCTTACCACGATCATACCTTTGGCCACCCGATGGTCGGAGCCGAGGATAAAGGGTTATTCGGCACTTTGATCGTCAATCCGCAAAGTGGAAAGGTGCCGGCTCTTGTCAATGGCAAGATCGAAGACGTCGATGTCGGAGACATCAAGCGTGAGTTCATCCTGTGGATGCACGAAACGACCTTCTGGGGTATGGAGGTCAATAACATTCTGAAGGGCAAGCAGATTCCGTTGTGGACCAATCCCACGTTAGGTGCTCGTCTCGGCGAGAAAGTCCGCTTCCACGTCATCGGATTGGGGACGGCTTTCCACACCTTCCATTTGCACGGTCACCGTTGGTTGCTACCCGGCACCACCAATGTCGTCGACACGGTCAACATCGGCCCGATCAGCCGCGACATGTTCGTCGTCCAGGCAGGCGAAGGCGTTGGCCCCGGCGACTGGCATTTCCACTGCCATGTGGTGCAGCACATGCAGGCCGGCATGATGGGTGACTTCAGGGTCGTCAAGTAA
- a CDS encoding YVTN family beta-propeller repeat protein, with product MNKLRKLTTAVALSLGTVISAPAVFAETEASEDDVILSVAGVMPVAALEMTDEPGKWFKDPTDGDSLVVVKPGDAVLIKMTDVNAEHTITSLLWQPGASKFPVDQDKPSSASVTQTFDKPGLYVFTCKVHPYMFGAVVVDDPNTEGLDLGSEIQLVTGAKVPTTSDVAKKLLRTFFVATTPSLWRDYSKPTWEVKLPSIPLNLGGTVISLDALNVSMPNELSNPATPGIGEVWVNAQFEAIKGKNKPGSATQVDAEKWTIKKKVKGVDINMNNPHNMWTDRTYKYIYQTEWFDKRLVTFDRETGEIYGALTVGQSPSHVMSRPTDDSLTIALNGEDRVLKLTGGKHPTAKDSVNTGPNSGPHGHHVTHDGKYVLTPNALAGSVSIADLDSGQVSTVPNVGVIPIAIWSDATDKAYVANLLGTPPLLSTLSVIDLKTKQKIKDINLAADYDPISGKTTGEAYGLLPIQTPVSPDGKYVVTANTLSATITITDTQTHKVLKSLPCEPGCHGVNFGMKKGGGYYAYVASKFANDLIVVDMDKLEIAGRVLLADTKDGDIVANNGMGGQGVLPLPIADHGWIEQTAKLAGTGQLSAEVEAWIGALTTAQRGIDLPQKVSSLP from the coding sequence ATGAATAAGTTGCGTAAATTAACCACCGCAGTGGCATTGAGTCTCGGAACGGTGATTTCGGCCCCCGCAGTTTTTGCGGAAACGGAAGCGTCTGAAGACGATGTCATTTTGAGTGTTGCGGGTGTCATGCCGGTCGCCGCCCTGGAAATGACCGACGAGCCCGGTAAGTGGTTCAAAGACCCGACGGACGGTGACAGCCTGGTCGTGGTCAAACCCGGCGATGCGGTCTTGATCAAGATGACCGACGTCAACGCCGAACATACGATCACCAGCCTGCTGTGGCAGCCGGGCGCCTCCAAGTTCCCGGTCGACCAGGACAAGCCGTCGAGCGCCAGCGTCACGCAAACCTTCGATAAGCCCGGTTTGTATGTCTTTACCTGTAAGGTTCACCCGTACATGTTCGGTGCCGTCGTTGTCGACGACCCCAACACGGAAGGGCTGGATCTCGGCAGTGAAATCCAGCTCGTGACCGGCGCCAAGGTGCCCACCACCAGCGATGTCGCCAAGAAGCTGCTTCGGACCTTCTTCGTCGCCACCACGCCTTCGCTCTGGCGCGATTACTCCAAGCCGACCTGGGAGGTGAAGCTGCCGTCCATTCCCCTGAATTTGGGTGGAACCGTCATTAGCCTGGACGCGCTGAACGTTTCCATGCCGAACGAATTGTCCAATCCGGCCACGCCCGGTATTGGCGAAGTCTGGGTGAACGCTCAGTTCGAAGCCATCAAAGGCAAGAACAAGCCGGGTTCCGCCACACAAGTTGACGCCGAAAAGTGGACGATTAAGAAAAAGGTCAAGGGCGTCGACATCAATATGAACAATCCACACAATATGTGGACGGATCGGACCTACAAGTACATCTATCAAACCGAATGGTTCGATAAGCGCTTGGTCACCTTCGATCGCGAAACCGGAGAGATCTACGGTGCTTTGACGGTCGGTCAATCGCCTTCTCACGTCATGTCGCGGCCGACGGATGATAGCCTGACCATTGCGCTCAACGGCGAAGACCGGGTATTGAAGCTGACCGGAGGCAAGCATCCGACGGCCAAGGACAGCGTCAACACCGGCCCGAACTCCGGACCCCACGGCCATCACGTGACTCACGACGGCAAATACGTGCTGACGCCGAATGCCTTGGCGGGTTCCGTTTCCATCGCCGATCTGGATAGCGGCCAGGTCTCCACTGTGCCGAACGTGGGCGTGATCCCAATCGCGATCTGGAGTGACGCGACCGACAAGGCCTATGTCGCCAACCTGCTCGGGACGCCGCCGCTCCTCAGCACTCTGAGCGTGATCGATCTGAAGACCAAGCAGAAGATCAAGGACATCAATCTGGCTGCCGATTACGATCCGATCAGCGGCAAGACGACTGGCGAGGCGTACGGCTTGCTGCCTATCCAGACCCCGGTCAGCCCGGACGGTAAGTACGTGGTCACGGCCAACACACTGAGCGCAACCATTACCATCACCGATACCCAGACTCACAAGGTGCTCAAGAGCCTACCTTGCGAGCCGGGCTGCCATGGCGTCAACTTCGGCATGAAGAAAGGCGGAGGCTATTACGCCTATGTCGCCAGCAAGTTCGCCAACGACCTGATCGTGGTCGACATGGACAAGCTCGAAATCGCAGGCCGCGTACTGCTTGCCGACACCAAGGACGGCGATATTGTTGCCAACAACGGTATGGGCGGTCAGGGTGTTCTGCCGCTGCCTATCGCCGATCATGGCTGGATCGAGCAAACCGCCAAACTGGCTGGCACCGGTCAGCTCAGCGCCGAGGTCGAAGCTTGGATAGGCGCGTTGACCACGGCCCAGCGCGGAATCGACTTGCCGCAAAAGGTCAGCTCTTTGCCCTAA
- a CDS encoding protein-L-isoaspartate(D-aspartate) O-methyltransferase, which translates to MLTMRFMHRIGYAVLLGIVLCGAVAEADEYAAKRRAMIDELRRETRWVSSEIGKSELDVRVLEAMAKVPRHEFVSQDLRSIAYANRPLPIGYGQTISQPFIVALMTDLLRVGPDDTVLEIGTGSGYQAAVLAELARQVYSIEIVPELTKIATERLKRLGYTKVETKTGDGYYGWPEHAPFDGIIVTAAPTQIPPPLVQQLKPGGRMIIPVGGQFLPQYLVLVEKSEQGRISTRQILPVQFVPLTGAH; encoded by the coding sequence ATGCTTACGATGCGATTCATGCACCGTATCGGATATGCGGTCCTACTGGGTATCGTACTTTGCGGCGCAGTGGCCGAGGCCGACGAATACGCGGCCAAACGGCGGGCTATGATCGACGAACTCCGGCGGGAGACCCGCTGGGTCAGTAGCGAAATCGGTAAATCCGAGCTGGACGTTCGGGTGCTCGAGGCTATGGCGAAAGTTCCGCGGCACGAGTTCGTGAGCCAGGATCTGCGCAGTATCGCGTATGCGAATCGTCCTCTGCCGATCGGGTACGGGCAGACCATTTCCCAGCCCTTCATCGTCGCGTTGATGACTGATTTGCTGAGAGTGGGGCCGGATGACACCGTACTTGAGATTGGCACCGGGTCCGGTTATCAGGCGGCGGTTCTCGCGGAGCTGGCCAGGCAGGTCTATTCCATTGAAATCGTGCCGGAGTTGACGAAGATCGCAACGGAGCGTCTGAAACGGCTGGGTTATACCAAGGTCGAGACCAAGACCGGTGACGGCTATTACGGCTGGCCGGAACACGCGCCTTTCGACGGCATCATCGTTACCGCCGCACCCACTCAAATTCCGCCACCGTTGGTGCAACAGCTAAAGCCGGGCGGCCGTATGATCATACCCGTCGGCGGTCAATTCCTGCCTCAGTATCTGGTGCTCGTCGAGAAAAGCGAACAGGGCAGGATCTCGACCCGGCAAATTCTACCGGTGCAGTTCGTGCCTTTGACGGGCGCTCATTAG
- a CDS encoding spermine/spermidine synthase domain-containing protein, which produces MGDSSFESGCNTEGTLHISPPRLLLLAVSFISAAALAYEILLMRLFSIIQWHHFAYMMISLALLGYGASGTFLTLARGFLLRHFASAFVLNAALFGLSSTACFLFAQTVPFNALELLWDPGEWGHLVLIYVILTPPFFFAANCIGLTYQRYREAIGRTYAADLSGAGVGALAVVLLLFWVFPLDALVIASGVGLAAASLAWVALAMRPRALVVLLAIATAVPWLFVGRSGAELRPVEYKNLSQTLRISGAVQIEERSSPLGLLSVVRSPEVPFRHVPGLSLNSPVPVPEQLGVFTDGDGMSAINRWDGSRDSLGFLDYVPSALPYHLLPPKPKVLVLGAGGGSEVLQAIYHDAEHIDAVELNPDMIDLVSRDFADFAGHVYSHPSVTVHAEEARSFVAASRKRYDLIQIALLDAFTTSSAGSYALNESYLYTIEALQAYLAHLRPGGFLAVTRWVRLPPRDEVKLFATAVEAVTRSSRGAPEQRLIWIRGWQTSTLLVKNGAVSDSEIAALRQFCDERSFDLAYYPGIEAREANLRNRLKEPYFFEAATVLLNPERDAFIRRYKFEIRPATDDRPYFFQFFKWPLLWEAVRLKGSGGLSLLDMGYPILIATLVQSAVISVLLILAPLRILLPRSGGGAGKSLQYQVFAYFFAIGLAFMFTEIVYIQKFILYLGHPLYAVAVVLAGFLVFAGMGSRYAARIAPHQAGRHIFRAAKMIIAVSAVYALIFPFLFDSSIALYAPVKVAVVLALIAPLAFFMGMPFPLGLARLASEAETLVPWAFGINGCASVVAAILATVLAIHVGQLWLLMGALSLYGVAGFTAAHRHRNGCAVP; this is translated from the coding sequence ATGGGCGATTCCTCGTTCGAATCGGGGTGCAACACCGAAGGCACTCTCCACATCTCGCCGCCGCGGCTGTTGTTGCTCGCCGTGTCCTTCATTTCGGCCGCGGCGCTGGCCTACGAAATCCTCTTGATGCGGCTTTTTTCCATCATCCAGTGGCACCATTTCGCCTACATGATGATCAGCCTGGCGCTGCTCGGCTACGGTGCGAGCGGAACATTCTTGACGCTCGCCCGGGGATTTCTGTTGCGCCATTTCGCGTCCGCTTTCGTCCTCAACGCGGCTCTGTTCGGCCTGAGTTCGACAGCGTGTTTTCTGTTCGCTCAGACGGTGCCTTTCAATGCGTTGGAGTTGCTTTGGGACCCCGGTGAGTGGGGGCATCTGGTCCTCATTTATGTGATCCTGACGCCGCCTTTCTTTTTCGCCGCGAATTGCATCGGCCTGACTTACCAGCGTTACCGAGAGGCGATCGGACGGACCTACGCGGCCGATCTTTCGGGAGCGGGTGTCGGTGCCCTGGCGGTCGTTTTGCTGCTATTTTGGGTGTTTCCTTTGGACGCTCTGGTCATCGCGAGCGGTGTGGGGCTAGCGGCGGCCTCCCTGGCTTGGGTTGCGCTGGCGATGCGACCACGAGCACTGGTCGTGCTACTGGCCATCGCGACCGCCGTTCCGTGGTTGTTCGTCGGCAGGAGCGGCGCGGAACTGCGGCCGGTGGAATACAAGAACCTGTCCCAGACCTTGCGTATCTCCGGGGCGGTTCAGATCGAGGAACGCTCCAGTCCGCTCGGGCTGCTTAGCGTGGTGCGAAGTCCCGAGGTGCCTTTCCGCCATGTGCCGGGACTTAGCCTAAATAGTCCGGTCCCGGTGCCCGAACAACTGGGCGTCTTTACCGACGGCGACGGCATGAGCGCCATCAACCGCTGGGACGGAAGTCGGGACAGCCTTGGCTTTCTCGATTACGTGCCATCCGCCCTGCCGTATCATCTACTGCCTCCGAAGCCCAAGGTTCTGGTTTTGGGGGCGGGCGGAGGCAGCGAGGTGCTCCAGGCGATTTACCACGACGCGGAACACATCGACGCCGTGGAACTCAATCCCGATATGATCGACCTGGTGTCCCGTGATTTTGCCGATTTCGCGGGCCACGTTTATAGTCATCCATCGGTCACTGTTCATGCCGAGGAGGCGAGGAGTTTCGTCGCCGCGTCGCGGAAGCGTTATGATCTGATCCAGATCGCGTTGCTTGACGCATTCACGACTTCGTCGGCGGGTTCCTATGCGCTGAACGAAAGTTATCTCTACACAATCGAGGCGTTGCAAGCCTACCTGGCCCATCTGAGACCCGGCGGATTCCTGGCCGTGACCCGTTGGGTGCGCCTGCCGCCACGCGACGAAGTCAAGCTGTTCGCGACCGCTGTCGAAGCAGTCACGCGCTCCAGCAGAGGCGCGCCGGAACAGCGCTTGATATGGATCCGCGGTTGGCAGACCAGCACGCTCCTGGTCAAGAATGGAGCGGTCTCGGATTCGGAGATCGCCGCACTGCGGCAGTTCTGCGATGAACGCTCTTTCGACCTGGCCTACTATCCGGGAATCGAGGCGAGGGAAGCCAATCTTCGCAATCGGCTGAAAGAGCCTTATTTTTTCGAAGCGGCGACGGTTCTATTGAACCCCGAGCGGGACGCGTTTATCCGACGTTACAAATTCGAGATTCGGCCCGCTACCGATGACCGGCCGTATTTCTTCCAATTCTTCAAATGGCCGCTTCTCTGGGAAGCGGTCAGGTTGAAAGGTTCCGGTGGGCTTTCACTGCTTGACATGGGGTATCCGATCCTGATCGCAACGCTGGTTCAATCCGCTGTCATCAGCGTCTTGCTGATCCTGGCCCCGCTTCGGATCTTGCTGCCCCGGAGCGGAGGCGGGGCGGGAAAAAGCCTGCAATACCAGGTTTTCGCCTATTTTTTCGCGATCGGCCTAGCTTTTATGTTTACGGAAATCGTCTACATACAGAAGTTTATTCTTTACCTTGGCCACCCGCTCTACGCCGTGGCGGTGGTCCTCGCGGGATTTCTGGTTTTTGCGGGAATGGGAAGCCGATATGCCGCCAGGATCGCGCCGCATCAGGCCGGAAGGCATATTTTTCGGGCGGCTAAGATGATTATTGCCGTTTCGGCGGTCTACGCCTTGATCTTTCCGTTCTTGTTCGATTCATCCATCGCCCTGTATGCCCCCGTCAAAGTGGCCGTCGTTCTAGCCCTGATTGCCCCGCTGGCGTTTTTCATGGGCATGCCTTTTCCATTAGGCCTCGCGCGGCTTGCATCCGAGGCGGAAACACTGGTTCCTTGGGCTTTCGGCATCAACGGCTGCGCATCGGTCGTCGCCGCTATTCTGGCGACGGTGTTGGCCATTCATGTCGGCCAACTCTGGTTGTTGATGGGAGCCTTGTCACTCTACGGGGTCGCGGGTTTCACGGCGGCTCACCGGCATCGAAACGGATGTGCCGTCCCCTGA
- a CDS encoding response regulator — protein sequence MPQTRQAVLIAISGYGQHQDRYRSLAAGFNHHFAKPVRLEDITRVVAECRATTPDSGSSVKSSSSP from the coding sequence ATGCCTCAGACTCGACAAGCTGTGCTAATTGCCATCAGCGGCTACGGACAACATCAGGACCGCTATCGCTCCCTCGCGGCCGGCTTCAACCATCACTTCGCCAAGCCGGTGAGATTGGAGGATATTACCCGCGTCGTCGCCGAGTGCCGCGCGACGACACCGGACTCCGGGTCATCCGTCAAAAGCTCGAGCTCCCCATGA